In the Synechococcus sp. Nb3U1 genome, one interval contains:
- a CDS encoding allophanate hydrolase-related protein has product MSLNPIQLAVNGTLMRGLALNGNLTQIGGTFLREAQTAPCYRLWSIRDIHPGMIRTSQGGSAIALEIWEIPALGLSQLLLQEPPGLSVGRILLSDQTEVLGILAEPYLCEGQTEITAWGGWRAYIESLTKNSKS; this is encoded by the coding sequence GTGAGTTTGAATCCAATTCAGTTAGCAGTGAATGGTACCCTAATGCGGGGCCTGGCCTTAAATGGGAACCTGACCCAAATTGGCGGAACATTTTTGCGAGAAGCCCAAACAGCTCCTTGTTACCGGCTTTGGTCTATTCGGGATATTCATCCAGGCATGATCAGGACGAGCCAAGGGGGATCCGCCATTGCCTTGGAAATTTGGGAAATTCCTGCCCTCGGATTAAGTCAGCTTCTTCTGCAAGAGCCACCTGGTTTATCGGTAGGACGCATTCTGTTGTCAGACCAAACAGAAGTTTTAGGGATCCTGGCAGAGCCCTATCTGTGCGAAGGGCAAACAGAAATTACGGCTTGGGGGGGCTGGCGGGCCTACATAGAAAGCCTGACAAAAAATTCAAAAAGTTAG
- a CDS encoding o-succinylbenzoate synthase, which yields MLTDLKFEFRPYRRPFRQPLRTHHGLWLIREGILIRLTDIGTGIHRYGEIAPIPWFGSETLEQALQFCQQLPRQISKAYLFGIPEELPACQFGFESAGLALQDPDGFNRDLSGLAFCGLLPAGEAALTQAGSLYEQGYRVLKWKVGVRERQQEWQVLTDLIKHLPQDCHLRLDANGGLTGLEAHEWLALCDQVNHHSPGRIEFLEQPLSPNHSTELVHLSQQYQTPIALDESVAQLSQLKRLHQSGWVGILVVKPALLGSCLALQDYRDQHPELDLVFSSALETPIGAWHGIAWAGSLQPKTACPRALGWGVGSFFPTWDPLTLLRASAEERETLLQEVWDFYG from the coding sequence ATGCTGACCGATCTGAAGTTCGAGTTTCGCCCCTATCGACGCCCCTTTCGGCAACCCTTACGAACCCATCACGGTTTGTGGTTGATCCGAGAAGGGATCCTGATTCGCCTCACGGATATAGGCACAGGCATCCACCGTTACGGAGAAATTGCCCCTATCCCCTGGTTTGGCAGCGAAACCCTGGAGCAAGCCCTGCAGTTTTGTCAGCAGTTGCCCCGCCAGATTTCAAAAGCTTACCTGTTCGGGATCCCAGAGGAGTTGCCCGCCTGTCAGTTCGGGTTTGAATCTGCCGGGTTGGCTTTACAGGATCCCGATGGGTTCAACAGAGATCTCTCGGGTTTAGCCTTCTGTGGGCTACTTCCTGCCGGAGAGGCCGCCTTAACCCAAGCGGGATCCCTTTATGAACAGGGGTATCGGGTGTTGAAGTGGAAAGTTGGCGTCCGGGAGCGGCAACAGGAATGGCAAGTGTTAACAGACCTGATCAAGCATTTGCCCCAGGACTGTCACCTACGCCTAGATGCCAATGGGGGTCTGACCGGGTTAGAGGCCCATGAGTGGTTGGCCCTTTGTGATCAAGTGAATCACCACAGCCCCGGACGAATTGAGTTTCTCGAACAACCTCTATCTCCCAATCACTCCACAGAACTCGTTCACCTCAGCCAGCAGTACCAAACCCCGATTGCACTGGATGAATCAGTGGCTCAGTTGAGTCAATTGAAGCGGCTCCATCAGTCGGGTTGGGTGGGGATCCTGGTGGTGAAGCCGGCCCTACTCGGATCCTGTTTGGCTTTACAAGACTACCGGGATCAGCATCCTGAACTGGATCTGGTCTTCTCTTCGGCCTTAGAAACCCCGATTGGCGCTTGGCACGGCATAGCTTGGGCCGGATCCCTACAACCCAAAACTGCTTGCCCAAGAGCTCTGGGTTGGGGGGTGGGTAGCTTTTTCCCAACATGGGATCCCTTAACCCTGCTTAGGGCTTCAGCGGAAGAGCGAGAAACCTTGCTGCAGGAGGTTTGGGATTTCTATGGCTAA
- a CDS encoding YraN family protein, with protein sequence MDPLPRQTSLQNTGDAGENWVRQYLGQQGWRILAQQWRCRWGELDLVACRSGVLAFVEVKTRSPGSWDQTGLLAVGIPKQQRLIRAAQAFLSQHPHLSELPCRFDVALVESRASKEGTDYALVEYLEGAFELY encoded by the coding sequence GTGGATCCCTTGCCCAGACAAACCTCCCTTCAGAATACAGGGGATGCCGGAGAAAACTGGGTGCGGCAGTACCTGGGTCAACAGGGTTGGCGGATCCTGGCTCAGCAGTGGCGCTGTCGTTGGGGCGAGTTGGATTTGGTGGCTTGTCGGTCAGGGGTGCTTGCTTTTGTCGAGGTGAAGACCCGCAGCCCCGGTAGCTGGGATCAGACCGGGCTTTTGGCAGTCGGGATCCCGAAGCAGCAGCGACTGATCCGAGCTGCCCAAGCGTTTTTGAGCCAACATCCGCATCTGTCTGAGTTGCCCTGCCGCTTTGATGTTGCTTTAGTGGAAAGTCGGGCCTCTAAAGAGGGAACCGACTACGCTTTGGTTGAATATTTGGAAGGAGCTTTTGAGCTTTATTGA
- the phnE gene encoding phosphonate ABC transporter, permease protein PhnE produces MEISLDEIRIPEPPAQVRWARRVLWMILLTVLLLMALCLLNISVDWNRVASGLQRNLTPLLRGFSRPSGAVFNLAVQRMFESFNMAVVGTTIGGILSFPLSFLAASNLLGSGRLAIPGKAFLAAIRTFPELLLGIIFVSSFGPGQLAGIMAVGINSIGFLGKVFADIIEGIDPGPSEALLATGASPLHVFRYAVIPQVLPEFLSTVLYRFEVNLRSSATLGLVGAGGVGVLLVQRIQFRRWEEISTILLVIVAFVIVVDTLSSFLRKKLV; encoded by the coding sequence ATGGAAATCTCTCTGGATGAAATCCGGATCCCAGAGCCACCCGCGCAGGTGCGTTGGGCCCGCCGAGTGCTGTGGATGATCTTACTGACGGTGTTGCTGTTGATGGCCCTGTGTCTGCTCAACATATCCGTGGATTGGAACCGAGTCGCCAGTGGTTTGCAGCGTAACTTAACACCTTTGCTGCGGGGTTTTAGTCGGCCCTCGGGGGCGGTTTTCAACTTGGCAGTGCAGCGGATGTTTGAGTCTTTTAACATGGCCGTAGTCGGTACCACCATTGGGGGTATTCTCTCCTTTCCGCTCTCGTTTCTGGCTGCCTCTAACTTACTGGGATCCGGGCGTTTGGCAATTCCAGGCAAAGCCTTTCTGGCCGCGATCCGCACCTTCCCAGAGTTGCTGCTGGGCATTATTTTTGTCTCTTCTTTCGGGCCAGGGCAGTTGGCAGGGATCATGGCGGTAGGCATTAACTCGATTGGCTTTTTGGGTAAGGTATTTGCCGATATTATCGAAGGGATTGATCCAGGGCCGAGCGAGGCTTTGTTGGCAACGGGAGCTTCTCCTTTACATGTTTTTCGCTATGCGGTGATCCCGCAGGTTTTGCCCGAGTTTCTCTCGACGGTGCTGTATCGTTTTGAGGTGAACTTACGCTCTTCGGCCACCTTGGGTTTGGTGGGAGCAGGCGGCGTAGGGGTATTGCTGGTGCAGCGTATTCAGTTCCGCCGCTGGGAGGAAATTTCTACCATTTTGTTGGTGATTGTCGCCTTTGTCATTGTGGTAGATACTTTGAGTAGCTTTTTGCGTAAGAAATTAGTGTAG